TAGTTTGGATTTTTTTGCAATCATCAGGAACAATCAAAGTGACAACAACTAATATTCCTTATCCCGCTTTTGTTTTGATAGGAACAACTTTATGGGGTATTATAGGAGAATGTATCAATCTGACTTCGGCAAGTGTTAATGCCAACCAAAGTATTATTACTAAAATTAATTTTGATAAAGAGGCTTTAATTACATTAGGGATATTAAAGTTTTTATTTAATTTTTTTATTAAAATTGGACTAATAATACTCTTTTTGATTTTCTTTAAAATTGTTCCTACGATAGAAATTCTTTTTTTTATCCCTCTTTTGTTTTTGACTATTGTATTTTTTGTGGCTGTTGGAACTTTGTTGATGCCAATAAGTTTACTTTATACCGACATTAGTCGTTTGATTCCTATTGGACTCCAGTTTTTGATGTATGCGACTCCTGTAGTTTATGCTATGCCATCTAATGGAATAATGCGTAAGATAATGCTGTTAAACCCTTTGAGTTATATTATTACCGATTTGCGTAATGTACTAACTGGTTATAATATAGAAAATCCTGTCTTCTGGGGTGTAGGGATTTTGGTAACAACAATTTTGAGCATATTAGCTTTAATTATTTATAGAGTTTCGATGCCAATATTAACTGAAAGAATGAGTTAATTATGGGAGAAGTATTGATAAAAGTAGATCACGTTTCTAAGAAATTTGCCAAAGGTCTCAAAAAAAGTTTGCTTTATGGTTTAAGCGATGTTTTTAGCGGTATTATAAGAAGAAAACAAGACAAGTCGTTACGAAAAGATGAGTTTTGGGCTGTAAGTAATATTAGTTTTGAAGTACGTCGTGGCGAATGTTTAGGGCTTATAGGTCATAATGGGGCAGGTAAAAGTACTCTGCTTAAAATATTAAATGGCTTGATTGCACCCGATGAAGGTAGTGTAACCATGTATGGTAAGGTAGGTGCTTTGATAGAATTAGGAGCAGGCTTTAATCCGATACTTACAGGTCGCGAAAATATCTATAATAACGCTGCTATCATAGGCTTTAGCAAGCAAGAAATTAAAGACAAGTTTGATGCTATTGTTGCCTTTGCAGAGATAGAAGAATTTATAGATATGCCTGTACAAAATTATAGTTCGGGAATGAAGGTACGTTTAGGTTTTGCTATTGCGGCACAAATGGAACCTGATGTATTGATTATCGATGAGGTTTTAGCAGTTGGTG
The Flavobacterium sp. 5 DNA segment above includes these coding regions:
- a CDS encoding ABC transporter permease; amino-acid sequence: MNLEKHIYTSSNNYSFRNILKASLKGYRDSFYLAKQLAKRDIQAQYRQSFLGIFWAIFPLLINSLVWIFLQSSGTIKVTTTNIPYPAFVLIGTTLWGIIGECINLTSASVNANQSIITKINFDKEALITLGILKFLFNFFIKIGLIILFLIFFKIVPTIEILFFIPLLFLTIVFFVAVGTLLMPISLLYTDISRLIPIGLQFLMYATPVVYAMPSNGIMRKIMLLNPLSYIITDLRNVLTGYNIENPVFWGVGILVTTILSILALIIYRVSMPILTERMS